In Sphingobacterium zeae, one genomic interval encodes:
- a CDS encoding 1-phosphofructokinase family hexose kinase → MAKSILTITLNPSVDKSSSVQHIVPEKKLRCEQPIYQPGGGGINVSRALKRLGLASTALFTSGGKTGGLLESLLKLEDIAVDPIRVNGETRENFIVVERSTNQQYRFGFPGEHVESKELEGIMASIAELKYIPDFVVISGSMPAGVPPEFIRSLIHTYKTKGSKIIVDTSGESLRVALEEGLFLIKPNAGELAALVGKEELGHADLDMAAQQLISEGKATLIVVSLGAQGAILYSETERIQLSSPVVKVRSTVGAGDSMVAGMVSVLAQQGDLKQVLQMGIACGSATTMAEGTGLFAKKDVDRLFSEIKKR, encoded by the coding sequence ATGGCAAAATCTATTTTAACAATCACCCTGAATCCATCCGTAGACAAGAGTAGCAGCGTACAGCATATCGTTCCCGAAAAGAAATTGCGCTGTGAACAGCCGATATACCAACCAGGTGGCGGCGGTATTAACGTATCGCGCGCCTTGAAGAGACTTGGTTTGGCTTCTACTGCCCTTTTTACCTCCGGTGGAAAGACTGGCGGTCTACTCGAAAGCTTATTGAAGCTGGAAGATATTGCCGTCGATCCTATCCGGGTGAATGGCGAAACCCGCGAAAATTTTATTGTGGTTGAACGTTCAACCAATCAGCAATATCGATTCGGCTTTCCAGGAGAACACGTTGAATCCAAAGAGCTGGAGGGGATCATGGCCTCGATTGCGGAACTGAAGTATATTCCGGATTTTGTCGTGATCAGCGGTAGTATGCCGGCTGGTGTACCGCCTGAGTTTATACGGTCACTGATCCATACGTACAAAACCAAGGGCAGTAAAATAATTGTTGACACCTCTGGCGAATCACTTCGCGTCGCATTGGAGGAAGGTTTGTTTTTGATCAAACCAAATGCCGGGGAGCTTGCTGCGCTTGTGGGGAAAGAGGAATTGGGGCATGCTGATCTGGACATGGCAGCCCAGCAGCTCATATCGGAGGGTAAAGCAACGCTTATCGTAGTCTCGCTAGGTGCACAGGGCGCTATCTTGTATTCCGAAACAGAACGAATTCAGCTATCTTCCCCAGTGGTAAAAGTACGCAGTACTGTGGGCGCTGGTGACAGTATGGTCGCCGGCATGGTGTCTGTGTTGGCCCAACAAGGCGATCTCAAACAGGTCCTTCAAATGGGCATCGCTTGCGGCTCGGCGACTACGATGGCAGAGGGAACCGGACTGTTTGCCAAGAAAGATGTGGATAGGTTGTTTTCGGAAATTAAAAAAAGATAA
- a CDS encoding protein-tyrosine-phosphatase has translation MWAQTAATYFKIPYVCCYSGGTEETALFPQVAETLTAQGFQIFTIAEGDNPVYAIKHSDNAVPMIGFSKKYDSPFNPSTEFAAIMTCSQADGGCPFIAGADKRIPLPFEDPKVSDGTPQQTQVYEQRSLQIATAMFYVFHTIRL, from the coding sequence GTGTGGGCGCAAACTGCCGCCACTTATTTCAAGATACCCTATGTCTGCTGCTACTCCGGTGGTACAGAAGAAACGGCGCTTTTCCCACAGGTTGCAGAAACGTTGACAGCCCAGGGCTTTCAGATCTTTACGATTGCGGAGGGCGATAATCCGGTATATGCTATAAAGCACAGCGACAATGCGGTGCCCATGATCGGATTTTCAAAAAAGTATGACAGTCCGTTCAACCCATCAACTGAATTTGCGGCAATTATGACCTGCTCCCAGGCTGACGGTGGCTGTCCTTTTATTGCCGGTGCAGACAAGCGCATACCTCTTCCTTTTGAAGATCCCAAGGTATCAGACGGAACGCCGCAGCAGACTCAGGTTTACGAACAGCGGAGTCTTCAGATCGCAACAGCGATGTTCTATGTTTTCCATACCATTAGACTCTAA
- a CDS encoding DUF6428 family protein, giving the protein MRLSEIKEILPTLETIEFQLDNGTLVPEHFHVTEVGQITKNFIDCGGVVRQEKTVNFQLWNADDYDHRLKPAKLLHIINLSEEKLGMEDAEIEVEYQLDTIGKYGLDFNGKTFVLKSRTTACLAEDACGIPVEKQKKKLIELSVNQSSCCTPGSGCC; this is encoded by the coding sequence ATGAGACTATCCGAAATCAAAGAAATCCTACCAACATTGGAAACTATTGAATTCCAATTGGATAACGGAACATTGGTTCCCGAGCACTTCCACGTAACCGAAGTGGGCCAGATCACAAAAAATTTTATTGACTGTGGCGGTGTTGTCCGTCAGGAGAAAACGGTAAACTTTCAGCTTTGGAATGCCGACGATTATGATCACCGCCTGAAACCAGCCAAGCTGCTCCATATTATTAACCTTTCGGAAGAAAAGTTGGGAATGGAAGATGCGGAGATCGAAGTAGAATATCAGCTTGATACCATCGGTAAATATGGACTTGATTTCAATGGGAAGACTTTTGTTTTAAAAAGCCGCACAACTGCCTGTCTTGCTGAGGATGCCTGCGGTATTCCCGTTGAAAAACAAAAAAAGAAGCTTATTGAGCTATCGGTCAATCAATCATCCTGCTGCACTCCGGGTTCGGGATGCTGTTAA
- a CDS encoding ArsR/SmtB family transcription factor: MGLTKTEIFTDEQNKVASAFKVLGHPARIAILQYIIDKKACICNDLVDELGLAQATISQHLKELKATGIIQGTIEGKSVCYCIDEAVWKSVQRNFNTFFNQEVKVNSCCP, encoded by the coding sequence ATGGGACTTACGAAGACAGAGATTTTTACGGACGAGCAGAATAAAGTGGCTTCAGCGTTCAAAGTATTGGGCCATCCTGCAAGAATTGCCATACTTCAGTACATTATAGATAAGAAAGCTTGTATCTGCAATGATCTTGTGGATGAACTGGGACTTGCCCAGGCAACCATTTCGCAGCATCTAAAGGAACTCAAAGCTACAGGTATTATTCAGGGCACTATTGAAGGAAAGTCTGTTTGCTATTGTATTGACGAAGCGGTATGGAAGTCGGTGCAGCGCAATTTCAATACGTTTTTCAACCAGGAAGTAAAAGTAAATAGCTGCTGTCCGTAG
- a CDS encoding DUF1398 domain-containing protein, producing the protein MFTIEQLNAAHSKVKSGADFPAYIRDIKKLGVTAYDVFVADGHSDYYGDNHFKTSSAASHEPLILGLTVDAQQFKKALKEHQQGKTDYATFIAMCATCGIEKWTVFLDKMTCTYYDAAGNEILVEEIPQEKK; encoded by the coding sequence ATGTTTACAATAGAACAACTAAATGCTGCTCATAGCAAGGTAAAATCAGGCGCGGACTTCCCGGCCTATATCCGGGACATCAAAAAATTGGGTGTTACCGCTTACGACGTTTTTGTTGCGGATGGCCATTCCGATTATTATGGGGATAATCATTTCAAAACCAGCTCAGCAGCTAGCCATGAGCCATTAATACTTGGTCTTACTGTCGATGCGCAACAGTTTAAGAAAGCGCTAAAAGAGCATCAACAGGGCAAAACAGATTACGCCACTTTTATAGCGATGTGTGCGACATGCGGTATCGAAAAATGGACGGTCTTTCTCGACAAGATGACCTGCACGTATTACGATGCGGCCGGAAATGAAATTCTGGTAGAAGAGATACCACAAGAAAAAAAATGA
- a CDS encoding Crp/Fnr family transcriptional regulator, which produces MLEQFKKHLDKFIKISDDEFVDITQYVELQRLKKKENILTEGQICKANYFVLDGILRKFFINEKGVQQTTEFAIENWWMTETFSYINQTATEFYIQAVHPTQLLVIRQQAYDELLEKHPALEKYFRMVYQKAYAAAQMRIKFLYEYSREELYLHFLKDQPAFLQRVPQYLVASYLGFTPEYLSEIRKKNLS; this is translated from the coding sequence ATGCTTGAACAGTTTAAAAAACACCTGGATAAATTTATAAAAATTTCCGATGATGAATTTGTCGATATCACCCAATATGTTGAGCTGCAACGCTTAAAGAAGAAAGAAAACATACTGACCGAAGGACAGATCTGCAAAGCCAATTATTTTGTGCTGGACGGAATTCTGCGAAAATTTTTCATTAACGAAAAGGGGGTGCAGCAGACCACTGAATTTGCGATCGAGAACTGGTGGATGACAGAGACCTTCTCTTATATCAATCAGACAGCCACAGAGTTTTACATCCAGGCCGTACATCCAACGCAGCTTCTGGTCATTCGCCAGCAAGCCTATGATGAACTGCTCGAGAAGCATCCGGCCCTGGAAAAGTATTTTCGCATGGTGTACCAAAAAGCGTATGCCGCAGCGCAGATGCGTATCAAGTTCCTTTATGAATACTCTAGGGAAGAGCTATACCTTCATTTTCTCAAAGACCAGCCGGCCTTTCTCCAGCGCGTACCGCAATATCTTGTGGCATCCTATCTGGGCTTTACTCCCGAATATCTCAGCGAAATACGCAAAAAAAATCTTTCTTAA
- a CDS encoding carboxymuconolactone decarboxylase family protein: MEKRINISTSEPQGYKAMLGLEGYLSKIYISKTLKELVKIRASQINNCAYCINMHTKDAIKNGERPERIFILSAWREATKFFTEEEQAILAMTEEITLIHQQGLTEETYSKAVQFFTENQIAQIIMLIVTINAWNRIAVSTHLQIED; encoded by the coding sequence ATGGAAAAACGAATCAACATCAGTACGTCAGAACCACAGGGCTATAAAGCCATGTTGGGATTGGAAGGTTATCTTTCCAAAATTTACATTTCAAAAACGCTTAAAGAGCTCGTCAAAATCCGTGCATCGCAGATCAACAACTGTGCATATTGTATCAACATGCACACCAAGGATGCCATTAAAAACGGTGAAAGACCAGAGCGTATCTTTATATTGAGTGCCTGGCGGGAGGCGACCAAATTTTTTACCGAAGAGGAGCAGGCCATACTGGCAATGACAGAGGAAATAACCCTTATACACCAACAGGGATTAACTGAAGAAACCTACAGCAAGGCGGTGCAGTTTTTTACTGAGAACCAGATCGCTCAGATCATTATGCTCATCGTAACCATCAATGCCTGGAACCGTATTGCCGTGAGTACGCATCTACAAATAGAGGATTAA
- a CDS encoding GNAT family N-acetyltransferase, which yields MLTLNFSPFPALHTERLTLRRADATDIPQLYRLRSDEQIMKYIPRPVATAPDEIAEFLRLTDEKIASNEMINWKISINGDSTLIGTIGFYHIKPEHYRAEIGYMLLPEFQGKGYVTEAIAAVVNYGFEAMGLHSIEALVDPENIASCAVLEKCGFVREAYFKENEFYKGKFIDTVVYSKLNKGS from the coding sequence ATGTTAACACTGAATTTCTCCCCATTTCCTGCGCTACACACCGAAAGGCTAACCCTCAGGCGGGCAGATGCAACGGATATACCGCAGCTCTACCGCTTGCGTTCTGACGAACAGATCATGAAGTACATTCCGCGCCCTGTGGCAACTGCGCCAGACGAGATCGCCGAGTTTCTGCGCCTGACGGATGAGAAAATAGCCAGCAATGAAATGATCAATTGGAAGATCAGCATCAATGGTGACTCTACCCTGATTGGCACAATAGGCTTCTATCACATTAAGCCTGAGCATTATCGCGCAGAGATTGGCTATATGCTGCTTCCGGAGTTTCAGGGGAAGGGCTATGTCACTGAAGCAATTGCGGCGGTAGTCAACTACGGCTTTGAAGCGATGGGACTTCATTCCATCGAAGCGTTAGTCGATCCGGAGAACATAGCTTCCTGCGCCGTACTCGAAAAATGCGGTTTTGTAAGAGAAGCTTATTTCAAAGAGAACGAATTTTATAAGGGAAAATTTATTGACACCGTGGTGTATTCAAAATTAAATAAAGGGAGCTAA
- a CDS encoding DHA2 family efflux MFS transporter permease subunit: protein MKKESRIISLIVGGTLLMEMLDTTAISTALPKMAHDFETNVVHLSAGITSYTVMLAVFIPISGWIADRYGAKKVFNMAIIGFILSSIACGLSTSLTAFVLARICQGTAGALMVPVGRLIVLKHTQKKDLVEAIGYIAWAGLLGPIIGPVLGGFFTSYFTWHWIFFINVPVGVFALWAVHQFIPAMDSESSRPLDIVGFFISGIGLAGIMLGTEMIGAATGNYTKPLVTIVASFALMAVAVWHSRHIKYPLIDYSILKVKTFRITVYSGSITRMVINVAPFILPLMLQLGFGLSPFHAGLLYMANMLGSMSMKPVAMWITRKYDFRKVLIGNGIILTLVTAGLSLLSIQTPIWLVAIVFFFSGLTRSLQFTSLNTLAYADVPNEKMSNANTLYNTAQQMALGMGIALGAVTLHLASSYYQDTVYQMRDFSLALQLIAVLSMLSLIEYFKISPSDGSNLRGLPSKKEAQKAA, encoded by the coding sequence ATGAAGAAAGAATCACGCATCATATCGCTCATTGTCGGGGGAACGCTGCTTATGGAGATGCTCGACACCACAGCGATATCCACGGCCTTACCCAAAATGGCTCATGATTTTGAGACAAATGTAGTGCACCTCAGCGCGGGTATTACGTCTTATACCGTTATGTTGGCTGTATTTATTCCGATCAGTGGCTGGATTGCGGACCGCTATGGCGCAAAAAAAGTGTTCAATATGGCGATTATAGGGTTTATCCTGTCGTCGATCGCCTGTGGGCTCAGTACCAGCTTAACAGCCTTTGTCCTGGCACGCATCTGCCAAGGTACTGCCGGCGCACTGATGGTGCCTGTGGGGCGTCTCATCGTACTGAAGCACACCCAAAAGAAAGATCTGGTTGAAGCGATCGGTTATATTGCCTGGGCCGGACTATTAGGCCCTATTATTGGTCCTGTACTGGGCGGATTTTTCACCTCCTATTTTACCTGGCATTGGATTTTCTTTATCAATGTACCCGTCGGCGTATTTGCGCTGTGGGCAGTGCATCAATTTATCCCGGCGATGGATTCAGAAAGTAGCCGTCCGCTTGATATCGTCGGCTTTTTTATCAGCGGTATCGGTCTAGCCGGCATTATGCTGGGGACCGAAATGATCGGTGCTGCCACCGGCAATTATACAAAACCGCTTGTGACCATTGTTGCAAGTTTTGCGCTTATGGCCGTCGCCGTATGGCACTCCAGACACATCAAATATCCGCTGATCGATTACAGTATCCTTAAAGTAAAGACCTTCCGGATTACGGTGTATTCGGGTTCGATCACGCGGATGGTGATCAATGTGGCGCCCTTTATATTGCCCCTGATGTTGCAGCTTGGTTTTGGACTGAGCCCATTTCATGCCGGTCTGCTCTACATGGCCAACATGCTGGGCAGTATGAGCATGAAGCCTGTAGCCATGTGGATCACACGGAAATATGATTTCCGAAAAGTCTTAATCGGCAATGGTATTATCCTGACGCTCGTCACTGCCGGGCTCTCGCTGCTATCCATACAGACACCGATTTGGCTGGTGGCCATCGTATTCTTTTTTTCCGGACTGACACGCTCGCTTCAATTTACGAGTCTCAACACGTTGGCTTACGCTGACGTACCGAATGAAAAGATGAGCAATGCCAATACCCTGTACAATACGGCGCAGCAAATGGCGCTCGGTATGGGTATCGCACTGGGCGCAGTGACGCTGCACCTGGCAAGCAGTTACTACCAGGATACGGTTTATCAGATGCGCGATTTTAGTTTGGCGCTGCAGTTAATAGCCGTTTTATCGATGCTATCGTTAATCGAGTATTTCAAAATTAGTCCGAGTGACGGCAGCAATTTAAGGGGCTTGCCTTCAAAAAAAGAAGCGCAGAAGGCCGCTTAG
- a CDS encoding RNA polymerase sigma factor, which produces MKTISITGEEDLLQKLRRGDRKAFKELYDLYHRRLTLKLVYLLKSEELAQDVLQDIFVKIWEIRETIDPSGNFGGLLYKMAANLAKNVFRKSIYDQLMRSEFAKNDSYSPFEDLDDASNAKTILNIALDRLTPRQREVYCLHKIEGLSYREISKLLSISDSAINHHIQQANKLLKEILKTDRLSIMLLISFFDSF; this is translated from the coding sequence TTGAAAACAATATCGATCACTGGTGAGGAGGATCTATTACAGAAATTACGGCGTGGCGATAGGAAAGCATTTAAAGAACTTTACGATTTATACCACCGCCGTTTAACCTTAAAGCTTGTTTACCTGCTCAAATCCGAGGAGTTAGCGCAGGATGTGCTTCAGGATATTTTTGTAAAAATATGGGAAATCCGTGAAACCATAGACCCAAGCGGTAACTTTGGAGGCTTATTGTATAAAATGGCTGCTAATTTGGCGAAAAATGTGTTTCGCAAGAGCATCTACGATCAGCTTATGCGCAGCGAGTTTGCCAAAAACGACAGCTATTCGCCTTTTGAGGATTTGGACGATGCATCCAATGCAAAGACCATTTTAAACATCGCCCTCGATAGGTTAACGCCGAGGCAGCGCGAGGTGTACTGCCTGCACAAGATTGAAGGCTTGAGCTACCGCGAAATAAGCAAATTGTTAAGCATCAGTGATTCGGCCATTAACCATCACATCCAGCAGGCCAATAAACTGCTTAAAGAAATTCTAAAGACAGATCGTTTATCAATCATGCTATTAATTTCCTTTTTTGATAGCTTTTGA
- a CDS encoding FecR family protein, whose amino-acid sequence MRNLFLKYLNNTISAEELKTLCHYCQLDENDAEIDILLKEYFQAQSFADDAAVYRNLEKQREDSWESIEKRLNDDRAPKRLTRSFKLKLSIAASVLILGSFSFYMIGRLKADRTQVIELQDLQSNRQQAKLIVSDGTVYDLNGKNHEVISDKSGIRYKNGDTLAKVTSSKLVTLLTPSGGNYTLTLDDGTRVWLNAQSSLRYPTSFSGGKERVVELKGEAYFEVAHNSKQPFIVNTAIQKVKVLGTSFNINAYANENRTITTLVTGRVQINDKSDRKLHILTPQQQASNDGTSVAVENVDTDLYTAWKEGTFRFRSTPLPVALRQIERWYDLEIDYKDIPENIRIHASISRDSNLSTVLHALEKITGLKFNVKGRSVRMMK is encoded by the coding sequence ATGAGAAACCTATTTCTGAAATATCTTAATAATACAATCAGTGCAGAGGAACTAAAGACCCTCTGCCACTATTGTCAGTTAGATGAAAATGATGCAGAAATTGATATCCTTCTAAAGGAATATTTCCAAGCCCAATCTTTTGCGGATGATGCAGCAGTTTATCGCAATTTGGAAAAACAACGCGAGGACTCTTGGGAAAGCATAGAAAAACGGCTGAATGATGACCGGGCTCCAAAGCGGCTGACGCGTTCCTTCAAGTTGAAATTGAGTATCGCCGCCAGTGTATTGATTTTGGGCTCTTTTTCTTTTTACATGATCGGCCGGCTAAAAGCCGACAGAACACAGGTAATCGAACTGCAGGACCTGCAGTCGAATCGGCAGCAGGCAAAACTTATTGTTTCGGATGGCACCGTTTACGATTTGAATGGAAAAAACCACGAGGTCATTTCCGATAAGAGCGGTATACGCTATAAAAATGGGGATACGCTCGCCAAGGTCACTTCCAGCAAATTGGTAACGTTATTGACGCCTAGCGGCGGGAACTATACGCTGACATTGGACGATGGTACGCGTGTATGGCTAAACGCGCAGTCGTCCTTGCGGTACCCTACATCCTTCAGTGGTGGAAAGGAACGCGTCGTCGAACTCAAAGGTGAAGCTTATTTTGAAGTTGCCCACAACAGCAAACAGCCCTTTATCGTCAATACGGCTATACAGAAAGTGAAGGTGCTGGGCACATCTTTTAACATCAATGCCTATGCAAATGAAAATAGGACCATTACGACCTTAGTAACTGGGCGTGTTCAAATCAACGATAAATCGGATCGTAAACTGCACATATTGACCCCGCAGCAACAAGCGAGCAACGACGGTACATCGGTAGCGGTGGAAAATGTGGATACCGATCTTTACACGGCCTGGAAAGAAGGGACTTTCAGGTTCAGGTCAACGCCCTTGCCAGTCGCGCTGCGACAGATTGAGCGATGGTACGATCTGGAAATTGATTATAAAGATATCCCCGAAAATATTAGAATACATGCGTCCATTTCCCGGGATAGCAATCTGTCAACCGTATTGCATGCATTGGAAAAAATCACAGGTTTAAAGTTTAATGTAAAGGGAAGGAGTGTGCGTATGATGAAATAA